Below is a window of Streptomyces qaidamensis DNA.
GACGGCAAGCTGAAGGTCCTTCAGGAACCCTTGGCCAGCGGCCAGGAGACCCTGTGCTGGCTGGTGCGTGCCGGCGACTACTTCTACGGCGGCAACACCGGCAACTCCACCGTCACCGGCTACCGCATGGACCAGCAGGGCACGCTTTCCCTGACCAACGACGTGGGCGTCGCCACCCCGCCCTCCGCCGGCTCGCAGGGCGTCATCGACCTCGCCGTGACCGAGGACGAGGAGTTCGTCTACGTCCAGAACGCCGTCTCCGGCACCGTAGACGGCTTCCGCGTCGAGGCGAACGGCGCCCTCACCAAGGTCACGACGGCCGAGGGTCTGCCCGCCTTCGCCGAGTCCGGCATGGAGGGCATCGCCGCGGTCTGACGGGCCACGACACCAGCACGCCGCCCCGTTCGCGCCGTCCGCACCGAGCATCCGTGCACACATACGAAGGTGAGGCATCCGCGACAGGAACGCGAAAGAAGCCGACGTCAGGAGTGGTTGTACTGGCCTCGTCTTTGTCAGTGGCGGCCCTGGGCGCAGGGCCGCCACTGGTTCCAGCCGTGGAAGCTGGGGGTCGACCAGGAGGTGCGGGAAGAGATCCCGGTCGCTGCGGCACAGCCCGACGACCCGCCTGCCGGAAACGCCCCGCTCACTTCGCCCTGTCCTCAAGGCGTGTGCGGAGAGTGGTGGCGAAGTCCTCGGCACGGGAGAGCTGGACGCGGAGCTTGTCGATCTGCTCGATGGCGGTCTGCTCGTAGCCGCGGATGCGCTCCAGAAGGGCTTCGCGCTCGTCGGCGTCGAGGCCGGTGTCGGCGTCGAGGCGGTCGGTGGCGTCCAGGAGGTCGCGCATCTGGTCGAGGGTGAAGCCGAGGGGCTTCATGCGCCGGATGACCATGAGCCGCTGCACGTCGGTCTCGGTGTAGAGGCGGAAGCCGCCCTGGGAGCGCGCGGAGGGGACGACCAGACGGGTCTCCTCGTAGTGGCGGATCGTACGCAAGGAGAGCTCGGTCCGTGCGGCGACCTCACCGATCTGCATGTGCTTGCCGTCCACGCCGGTGATCCCCTGGCCTCTCTAGCTGCTGTCAGCGGGACCGGGTGGGCGCCGCCGATCACTACTCTAACGTTAGGGTAGAGTTCTTGGTGGTGAGGGTGGCGTGCCGCTGCCCCGCCGTTGCCGTGTCGGGGCCGATGGTGCCCCCGGCGAAGTTCGGATTGTTGCAGGGGAGAAGCGTGCGCCAGCCCATGACGCCCGGCGCCGCCGTCTGCCCGCCGTGACATTTCGACCTCGGATGTGAGCCCGGCCGCGCCCTCGTGTCAGGTCCCCGCTCCCTCCTTCGACTTCCGGCCCGCGGCTTCGCGGGGCCGTCCGTGGGGTGCCGGCCCGGCCACCTCGCGTTCTTCCCGCACGCCTCGGCCTGCCGAACGGCGCGTGCCCGAGCACGACAGGTTCCGTCTCCCTTGTCTTCTGCCGCTTCTGCTGTGTCCCCGGCCGCGCGTCTGCGCGGCCTGAAGCCCGACTGGCTGAATGATCCGAAGGTCTGGCGCACCGAGGTGCTGGCCGGCCTGGTCGTCGCCCTGGCCCTGATTCCCGAGGCGATCTCGTTCTCGATCATCGCCGGTGTCGACCCCGCGATCGGGCTGTTCGCCTCCTTCACCATGGCCGTGACCATTGCGATCGTCGGCGGCCGGCGCGCGATGATCTCCGCGGCCACCGGTGCCGTCGCCCTGGTCATCGCGCCACTGAACCGGGAGCACGGCCTCGGCCACCTGATCGCCGCCGTCATCCTCGCCGGCGTCTTCCAGGTGATCCTCGGCGCGCTCGGTGTCGCCAAGCTGATGCGGTTCATCCCCCGCTCGGTGATGGTCGGCTTCGTCAACTCCCTGGCCATCCTGATCTTCATGGCCCAGGTCCCCGAGATGACGAACGTTCCCTGGCCGGTGTATCCGCTGATCATCGGCGGCCTGGCGCTGATGGTCCTCTTCCCGAAGATCACCACCGTCGTACCCGCCCCGCTCGTCTCGATCGTGATCCTGACCGTGATCACCGTCGGCGCGGCCATCGCGGTCCCGACCGTCGGCGACAGGGGCGCCCTGCCGTCCTCCCTGCCCGTGCCAGGCCTTCCGGACGTGCCCTTCACTCTGGACACGCTCACGACGATCGCGCCGTACGCGTTCGCGACGGCGCTGGTCGGCCTGATGGAGTCGCTGATGACGGCCAAGCTGGTCGACGACATCACCGACACCCACTCGAACAAGACCCGCGAGTCGGTCGGCCAGGGCATCGCCAACATCGTCACCGGCTTCTTCGGCGGCATGGGCGGCTGCGCCATGATCGGCCAGACGATGATCAACGTGAAGGTCTCCGGCGCCCGCACCCGGCTGTCCACGTTCCTCGCCGGCGCGTTCCTGATGGTGCTGTGCATCGTCTTCGGCCCCGTGGTCTCCGACATCCCCATGGCCGCTCTGGTCGCCGTCATGGTCATGGTGTCGTTCGCGACCTTCGACTGGCACTCCATCGCCCCGAAGACCCTCAAGAGGATGCCCGCCGGGGAGATCACCGTCATGGCGATCACCGTCGCGGTCGTCGTGGCCACGCACAACCTGGCCATCGGTGTCGTGGCCGGTTCCGTCACCGCCATGGTCGTCTTCGCCAAGCGTGTAGCCCACCTCGCCGAGGTCACCGCCGTCACCGACCCCGACCTCACCACCGTCGTCTACCGGGTCACCGGCGAGCTGTTCTTCGCCTCCTCCAACGACCTCGTCGGCCAGTTCAACTACGCAGGCGACCCGAAGAACGTCATCATCGACCTGTCCGCCGCACACATCTGGGACGCCTCCTCCGTCGCCGCCCTCGACGCCATCGAAAACAAGTACGCCCAGCGCGGCAAGACCGTCGAGATCACCGGTCTCAACACCCCCAGCGCCCAGCTCCACGGCAAGCTCACCGGCGAACTCAGCGCAGGCCACTGACGACGTCGGATGCACCGCGGGGGACCCCCGACACCGGGCTGGGGGCATGGCGGCCCGCCCCGCGTACCCCGGAAGCTGAATCCGGCCCCGAGAGAGGGGAGCGCTGTCAGCGACTCCGCGCCCGGCGGGTAGAACGTCACCGCGCACACCGGGCAGGTCAGTCGCAGGGCGAGGGCCGCGGGCACGTGCTCGACGCTGTCCACCGCCACGCGCGGTGCCTGCGCCATGCGTCGGCGGGTGTACGTGGACAGCGCCTCGATGTAGCGCCGTGAGCCCTCGGCGTACAGCACCCCCATCGCCAGTGACGACTTCCCGGACGAACAGCCGAGGAAGATGCAGAGCTTCACCTGCTCGGGGTCGTCGCGCGGTCCGACGCCTACGAACGGCACGACGCGCCCACTACACCCTCACTCCCGCGCCCGACATCGAGCCTGCCGCCACCTCCGCGTTCGACATCGAGCCTGCCGCCCACCAGCGGCGCACCTGGGCCCGCGACATCACCCGCCAGGGCGCCACCACGCTCACCGCCCCCCGACATCTGGCCGCCGCCCACGAGTTCACCGCCGTCCCCGGCATCGTCACCGGGAGGAAGACCGACGACTCAGCGGCCCCCAGCCGCAGCCGATCAAGCCGGACCGTCGGTGTGCTTCTCCCGGATCTGCTGGGCGACGTCGCGCAGTTTGATGTTGTGGTGCTGGGAGATGTTGCGCAGCACGCTGAAGGCGTCCTCGTCGCTCATCCCGTGGCGTTCCATGAGCATGCCCATGGCCTCGCCGATGGCGTGCCGGGTCTCCAGGGCGTGTTCGAGCTGGTCGATCGTGCGCGCGTCCGCGAGGGCGACCGCGGCGTGCGAGGCCAGCAGCCAGCCGGCGGTCGCGATGTCCTCGGTGAAGGCCCCCGGGCGGCGGGCGTACAGGTTCAGCGCGCCGAAGTCCTCCTCGTGGGTGTAGAGCAGGACCCCGGTCATGCTGCCGATACCCAGTCCGCGCGCGGCCTCGGCGTACCGCGGCCAGTCCGGCTGGGGCAGGGTCATGTCCGCGACCCGGAACACGCGCTCCTGGTCCGCGCGACGGGCGAGATCGAAGCACGGCCCCTCGCCCAGTTCGCCCTGGAGACGGTCGGATTCCTCGACCATGTCCCCGTAGGAGGACAGTGTCACGGCGCGGCCCTTGCGCACCGCGAGGATCCCGGCCGCGTCGCAGCCGTCCACCAGCTTCACGGCCGACGCCGCGATCTCGTCCAGCGTCTGCTGCACGGAGTCCTGCTTCAGCAGGGTCCGCGCGAGCAGGGCCATTTCCTCGGCGAACTTCTGCCACTCCATCGCCACCACCCGGGTCGATCACCAGTCCGGCCACCCTACGCACAGCCTGATCCCTCCGGGGCGAAGGCGCCAGGACCGGTGAGCCGGAAGGTGAAAGGGGAGTACACGTGTGTTTCCGACGCCCCGGTCCCATAACCTCGTGCTGGAGATATCAGAGGCCAGGTGTGTCCACCGGTGAGGAGGCGAGGGTGCTCGGCAGAGGTACGAGTGCGCGGTTGCTGGTGGGCGCCGTACTGGCGGTCTGCATGGTGCTCGTCGGTCCCAGCGCACCGAACGGTGGCCTCTTCGCCGGGCCGCGGCATGCCGCAGCCGCCGGGGACGTCGTATCGAACCGGGTCATGACGTGGAACATCTGCAACCCCTGCGAGGTGAGCGACGTCGACCGGGCCGCGGACATCGCCGCGTACGCGCCCCAGGTCATCGGCCTGCAAGAGGCGTGCGTGCGTGATGTGGAGAGGATCCGGGAGTATCTGGAGAACCTCCACGGGCTGGCCTACCACGTCGAGTACGGGTCCGTGCTGCGCAAATGGGGCCGCTGCGGGGGAGCGCCGTGGAGTCCGGGGGCCTTCGGCCAGGCGATCCTCTCGGCCGCACCGATGACGGACCCCGTCAACGTCGAGTATCCGGACGGTGGATCCGAGGACCGCGGGTACATGGCCGTCACCACCACCGTGGCCGGACAGCCCGTCCGGGTCTTCAACACGCATCTCGCGCAACGGCGTCAGGAGGCGGTCCGGGCAGAGCAGACGCGCGTCCTCGCAGCGGAGGCCGCCCGGCACGATCGCGCGATCCTCCTCGGCGACTTCAACGCCGTGCCGGATGCCCCGGAGCTCGCTCGGATCTGGGCGCTGGCCACGGACGCGGACCCGCAGTGCCGGCCGTCGCCCACCGGCACCTGCCTGCCGACCACCGACTGGCAGAGCAAGTTCGACTACGTGTTCCTGCGCGGCTTCGTCCCGCTCAGGCATCGCGTGCAACCGACGCCGTCCTCGGACCACCACCTGCTGCACACCGATGTGAAACCGACCTGAGCAGGCGTCCTCGCCGGCTCTGCCCGATGCCCGGTAACCACAGGTCAGCGGCTCGCATCCGGTGATCACGGACCCCGCGCAAGGACCCGGTGCCGCTCCGTGACGTGGAATCTCGCGTCGTATGGGCATACGGGGAGGGCAGGTAACCAGGGCATGCCGGCGACAGGGACGCCGGCCCGATCAGCAGGGAGGCCGCGATGACGGGGCCGGAGCACACGGAGGCCGTTCACGGGCTGTCCGTGCCGACAGCGTCCGTCGTGCTGGCCGGGACCCTGGAAGCCATCGGCGCGGGCGCCTACGTCGTGGACGAGCAGGGCTGCATCATCGCCGCGAACACTCGCGCCGAGCAGCTCCTGGGCCGGTCCGCCGACGACCTGCTCGGGCATGACGCGCACGATCTGCTGCACCGCGGCCGGGACGGGCAACCCCTGCCGAGAACCCAGTGCGCCATGCGGCTGGCCTTCCACGCCGGGCGCACGGCCCAGGCCGACGAGGACTGGTTCGTCTGCGGCGACGGCACCCTGCTGCGGATCTCCTGGCTGATCACGCCGTACGACGTAGGTGGCCGGCACGCCGGCACGCTCGTCGTCTTCCACACACCCCACCACCCGCAGGCCACGGAGCCGCGGCCGGAACCGGTGGCGCAGCCCCTGTCGGAGCTGCACCGGCTGGCGCTGCTGGCCGAGACCACCGCGCAGCTGACGTCCACACTCGATGTCGACGAGGCGCTGCGCAGGCTGGTCACCCTGGTCCTGCCCCGCCTCGCGGACTGGGCGGTCGTCGACCTGATCACCGAGCGCGACGAGGTGTGGCGCGCCGTCGTGGTCCACTCCGACGGTGACACGATCACGCATCACGAGGATCTGCAGGGACCGATGCCGCCGATCCCGGAGGAGTCCCCGATGCCCCTGTCGAGGGCCCTGCGCGGGGTCGCCTCCAACCTGGCCGGTCCGCTGACCTACCAGGGGCCGCCGGACTCCGGCATCGCGGTCGAGCAGCGCCGTCTCTTCGACGTCACGGGGATGCACTCGGCGGCCATCGCGCCCATCCGCAGCACCCGCGCGGTCCTGGGAGCGCTGACCCTGGGCCGCGACGAGAACCAGGCGCCCTTCACGCCCGTCGATCTCCCCCTCATCGAGGACATCGCACGCCGGGCCGGCCTCGCCGTGGACAACGCCCGCCTCTACCAGCGCCAGCGCAAGGTCGCCGAGACCATGCAGAACCATCTGCTGCCGCAGATGCCGGGCGTCTCGGGCCTGCAGATGACCGTCCGCTACCTGCCGGCACCGGACGCCTCACAGGTCGGCGGAGACTGGTACGACGCCTTCCCCCTGTCGGACGCGTCCACCGCCCTCGCCATCGGGGACGTCGTCGGCCACGATCTGGAGGCGGCGGCCGGCATGGCGCAGGTCCGCAACATGCTCCGCGCCTACGCCTGGTCCCAGCACGAACCCCCCAGCCGCATCGTCGAACGGCTCGACGAGGCGATCCAGCACATCACCGACGTCACCATGGCCACGACGATCTTCGCCCGGGTGGAGCCGGCCGAAGACGGCCACTGGCAACTGTCCTGGACCAACGCCGGCCACCCGCCGCCGCTGCTGATCAGCCACGACGGCCTGGCCCGCTACCTCACCGAAGGCCACGGCATACTCCTGGGCACCCAGACCGGCACCCGCCGCCCGGACGCCACCGCGCAGTTGCCGCCCGGCTCCACCCTGGTGCTGTACACGGACGGCCTCATCGAAGCGCCCCGCCACACCATCGACGAGGGACTCGACCGACTGCGTCAGCACGCCGCCGCCCTCGCGCACCGCCCCCTCGCCTCGTTCACCGACCAGCTCCTGCGCCGCGTCCGCCCCTCCGGCAACGACGACGACGTCGCCCTCCTGGCCCTGCGCGTCCCCGAGCGCTGACCCGGAACCGGCGAGACGCGGGCGCCGGGCCTCATCCGCCCGGGGTGCTCGGCGCCGCGCTGCCCACGCCGTCGCGGTGCTCGCGCACCGCGATCCGGGCCAGCTTCGTCAGCATCATGCCGTTGCGGATCGAGACGACGTAGTCCGCCGGGAGGCCGTGCATCCGGATGCCGGGACCCCGCAGCGGATGCCGGTCGAGGACGAAGAGGGTGTTCTCGCCCGCGAACGGGACCGCCGGGCGCGGGACATCCCCTCGACCCTGAGGGGCCGCGCGGCTCCGGCACCCGCAGGCAACGCAAGGCGGCCCGGACCGCCGCGGAAATCGATGGTGAAGGGCGACGGGCCGCGCTCATACTGACGCGGTGGATCCAGTGACTCTTGAGACCGGGCGTCTGGTGCTGAGGCCCTTCGGGCCGGGCGACGCGGACGCGGTGTACAACGCCTGCCAGGACGAGGACATCCAGTTCTACACACCGGTTCCCGTGCCCTTCGGACGCCAGGACGCCGAGAAGCGGGTCTGCGAGGAGTGGCCCCAGGGCTGGGCCGGCGACGACAACTACATCCTCGGAGCGTTCCGCAAGGACACCTCGGCCCTCGTCGGCTCGTACTGCCTCACCAGGGTGAGCCTGGGCGTCTACGAACTCGGCTACTGGGCGGTCAAGGAGCAGCGGGGCCGGGGCTACACGGTCGAGGCCGCGCGGGCGCTCTGCGACTGGGGGTGGGCCACGCTCGACGTCCACCGCATCGAGTGGTGGGCCATGACCGGGAACACCGGCTCGCGTGCCGTCGCCGAGCGGCTGGGGTTCACCGTCGAAGGGACGCTGCGCAACCGCGGCATCGCCAACGACGGCAAGCCTCACGACTGGTGGGTCGGCGGACTGGTGAGGCCCTGACGTCGAGCGTGGAGGGGGCCCGGCGGGGCGCGGTGCGAGTGGGCCTGCTCATGGCGTGCGTTCCGGGCGTCCCGTGGGCTGCTCTCGCCCTGGGGGTGGCCCTGGTGGAGTTCCTCCGGGGGAGGGGACACCGAGCTCGCCGCCCGCGACGTGCGCTACGGCGTGCTGCTCACCGGGGGAAGCCTGCTCGCCGGTGCCCTGATGGGCCTGATCCTCGCCGGGGGACTGGCCACCGCGGCGCGTGTCATCACCCGTCCGTGGGGGCTCACCCTCACGGGAGCGCTGCTCGGCGCGCTCGTCTTCCCCGCCGAGCTCGCGGTCGTCGCGATCGGCACGGACGGGGCCGTCGCCCAGCTCGGCACGACCTTCCTCGCATGGCCGTTCATGACGGCGGTGGCGGCCGCGCACAGCACGGACGTCGTCGGCCGCACCCGCAGGCGCACCTGGCTGTGGGCGTCGGGACCGGCACCGGGGGAGAGGCCGTCGCCGGTTGCCGGCAGCGACTGAACGCCGTCACCGCCGCTCGTAGGATGGCGCGCGTGATGGTGGGGACCGAACAGACCCGGCTGGTCCTGCTGCGGGGCAACAGTGCGGCGGGGAAGTCGTCCGTGGCGGCCGGGGTGCGTGAGCGCTTCGGCCGTGGGCTGGCACTGGTCGGGCAGGACAACCTGCGCCGCGTCGTGCTGCGGGAGAGGGACCGGCCCGGCGCCGCGAACATCGGCCTGATCGACCTGACGGCCCGATACGCCCTCGATGCCGGGTACCACGTCGTGGTCGAAGGGCTCCTGTACGCCGACCGCTACGGGGAGATGCTCGCCCGGCTGCGGGCCGACCACCGGGGGCCGACCCACTCGTACTACCTGCACGTGCCCTTCGAGCAGACCCTCCTGCGCCACGCCACCAAGCCGATCGCGAACGAGTTCGGTGAGGCCGAGCTGCGTGACTGGTACCGGGAGCTGGACCTGCTGCCCGGTGGCGTCGAGACCGTCATCGGCCCCGACAGCACGCTGCGGGAGTCCGTCGACCGCATCATGCTCGACACCGGTCTGGCAGGACTGCCCGCGCTCGACCTGTGATCCGGCGCTCCGCCGTCGTGCGGCCCGGAGGGGGCTCACCCGTCCGTACGCGCCGGAGAGGGCGTGAACCGCGCGCCGCGGTGAGGATGGACGGTGCCGGGCGCCCGCGTCGGCAGCTCGGTGCTGCCCGATGCGACGCGCGGTTGTCGCTGCCCGTACGCGCGAGGGAGAGGTATGACCGAGACCGACGAGGCCGGGGCCTTCTCCGCCG
It encodes the following:
- a CDS encoding SpoIIE family protein phosphatase → MTGPEHTEAVHGLSVPTASVVLAGTLEAIGAGAYVVDEQGCIIAANTRAEQLLGRSADDLLGHDAHDLLHRGRDGQPLPRTQCAMRLAFHAGRTAQADEDWFVCGDGTLLRISWLITPYDVGGRHAGTLVVFHTPHHPQATEPRPEPVAQPLSELHRLALLAETTAQLTSTLDVDEALRRLVTLVLPRLADWAVVDLITERDEVWRAVVVHSDGDTITHHEDLQGPMPPIPEESPMPLSRALRGVASNLAGPLTYQGPPDSGIAVEQRRLFDVTGMHSAAIAPIRSTRAVLGALTLGRDENQAPFTPVDLPLIEDIARRAGLAVDNARLYQRQRKVAETMQNHLLPQMPGVSGLQMTVRYLPAPDASQVGGDWYDAFPLSDASTALAIGDVVGHDLEAAAGMAQVRNMLRAYAWSQHEPPSRIVERLDEAIQHITDVTMATTIFARVEPAEDGHWQLSWTNAGHPPPLLISHDGLARYLTEGHGILLGTQTGTRRPDATAQLPPGSTLVLYTDGLIEAPRHTIDEGLDRLRQHAAALAHRPLASFTDQLLRRVRPSGNDDDVALLALRVPER
- a CDS encoding GAF and ANTAR domain-containing protein codes for the protein MEWQKFAEEMALLARTLLKQDSVQQTLDEIAASAVKLVDGCDAAGILAVRKGRAVTLSSYGDMVEESDRLQGELGEGPCFDLARRADQERVFRVADMTLPQPDWPRYAEAARGLGIGSMTGVLLYTHEEDFGALNLYARRPGAFTEDIATAGWLLASHAAVALADARTIDQLEHALETRHAIGEAMGMLMERHGMSDEDAFSVLRNISQHHNIKLRDVAQQIREKHTDGPA
- a CDS encoding SulP family inorganic anion transporter produces the protein MSPAARLRGLKPDWLNDPKVWRTEVLAGLVVALALIPEAISFSIIAGVDPAIGLFASFTMAVTIAIVGGRRAMISAATGAVALVIAPLNREHGLGHLIAAVILAGVFQVILGALGVAKLMRFIPRSVMVGFVNSLAILIFMAQVPEMTNVPWPVYPLIIGGLALMVLFPKITTVVPAPLVSIVILTVITVGAAIAVPTVGDRGALPSSLPVPGLPDVPFTLDTLTTIAPYAFATALVGLMESLMTAKLVDDITDTHSNKTRESVGQGIANIVTGFFGGMGGCAMIGQTMINVKVSGARTRLSTFLAGAFLMVLCIVFGPVVSDIPMAALVAVMVMVSFATFDWHSIAPKTLKRMPAGEITVMAITVAVVVATHNLAIGVVAGSVTAMVVFAKRVAHLAEVTAVTDPDLTTVVYRVTGELFFASSNDLVGQFNYAGDPKNVIIDLSAAHIWDASSVAALDAIENKYAQRGKTVEITGLNTPSAQLHGKLTGELSAGH
- a CDS encoding endonuclease/exonuclease/phosphatase family protein, with product MVLVGPSAPNGGLFAGPRHAAAAGDVVSNRVMTWNICNPCEVSDVDRAADIAAYAPQVIGLQEACVRDVERIREYLENLHGLAYHVEYGSVLRKWGRCGGAPWSPGAFGQAILSAAPMTDPVNVEYPDGGSEDRGYMAVTTTVAGQPVRVFNTHLAQRRQEAVRAEQTRVLAAEAARHDRAILLGDFNAVPDAPELARIWALATDADPQCRPSPTGTCLPTTDWQSKFDYVFLRGFVPLRHRVQPTPSSDHHLLHTDVKPT
- a CDS encoding GNAT family N-acetyltransferase — protein: MDPVTLETGRLVLRPFGPGDADAVYNACQDEDIQFYTPVPVPFGRQDAEKRVCEEWPQGWAGDDNYILGAFRKDTSALVGSYCLTRVSLGVYELGYWAVKEQRGRGYTVEAARALCDWGWATLDVHRIEWWAMTGNTGSRAVAERLGFTVEGTLRNRGIANDGKPHDWWVGGLVRP
- a CDS encoding MerR family transcriptional regulator, with protein sequence MDGKHMQIGEVAARTELSLRTIRHYEETRLVVPSARSQGGFRLYTETDVQRLMVIRRMKPLGFTLDQMRDLLDATDRLDADTGLDADEREALLERIRGYEQTAIEQIDKLRVQLSRAEDFATTLRTRLEDRAK
- a CDS encoding kinase, coding for MARVMVGTEQTRLVLLRGNSAAGKSSVAAGVRERFGRGLALVGQDNLRRVVLRERDRPGAANIGLIDLTARYALDAGYHVVVEGLLYADRYGEMLARLRADHRGPTHSYYLHVPFEQTLLRHATKPIANEFGEAELRDWYRELDLLPGGVETVIGPDSTLRESVDRIMLDTGLAGLPALDL